A section of the Pseudanabaena mucicola str. Chao 1806 genome encodes:
- a CDS encoding response regulator has protein sequence MNTDNLEFYSLVEQLRGYGRKQFTGKLELHSIKGYKWSIYYCHGRLVWASGGVHNYRRWRRLMGQYKLQIDFNKISLRNAEEIRLWDYHVLVILMKRMVLSRAQISPIIESFVHEILFDIIQCAANEQITSYCDFEDEITPVIALIHAEQAIEKALEDWITWRKLGIADFSPNLSPWIKSPEKLKEEASDLTYKTLITILNGRQSLRELSTWMKKDLLTLVKSLMAYYHRGLIDLAEVSDIQAPIRAIPLTNREESTKLLGIIQERKSILARPLIACVDDSNQVCATIEQIATGLGFSFLGIKESVKVLTLLIEHKPSLIILDLVMPIVSGYELCTQIRRIPDFKDTPILILTSNDSLIDRIRSHLVGATAFISKTSGNEKIGEQIKRYLLNAKSETEEKIFIDVPSS, from the coding sequence ATGAATACAGATAACTTAGAGTTTTATAGTCTTGTTGAACAATTACGGGGCTATGGACGAAAACAATTTACTGGCAAACTAGAGCTTCACAGTATTAAAGGATATAAATGGAGTATTTACTATTGCCATGGCAGATTGGTATGGGCTTCTGGAGGTGTTCATAATTATCGGCGTTGGCGGCGTTTAATGGGGCAATATAAATTACAAATCGACTTTAATAAAATCTCTCTGCGTAATGCCGAGGAAATTAGACTATGGGACTACCATGTGTTGGTAATTCTGATGAAGCGGATGGTCTTATCTCGTGCACAAATCTCGCCAATTATTGAAAGCTTTGTTCATGAAATACTTTTCGATATCATCCAATGTGCAGCTAACGAGCAAATCACATCTTACTGTGATTTTGAAGATGAAATTACACCTGTGATTGCCCTAATCCATGCCGAACAAGCCATTGAGAAAGCTCTGGAAGATTGGATTACATGGCGTAAATTAGGAATTGCTGACTTTTCGCCAAATCTATCGCCTTGGATTAAGAGTCCTGAAAAACTTAAAGAAGAAGCATCAGATTTAACCTATAAAACTTTAATTACGATCCTTAATGGTCGTCAATCACTCCGTGAGTTATCAACATGGATGAAGAAGGATCTGCTCACTCTCGTCAAGTCTCTGATGGCTTATTACCATCGGGGGCTGATCGATCTAGCTGAGGTTTCGGATATCCAAGCTCCGATTCGTGCAATTCCTCTAACTAATAGAGAAGAATCTACAAAATTACTAGGAATAATACAAGAGCGGAAATCCATCTTAGCGCGTCCACTCATTGCCTGTGTGGATGATAGCAATCAAGTATGTGCAACAATTGAGCAGATTGCTACTGGCTTGGGCTTTAGCTTCTTAGGAATTAAAGAATCGGTTAAGGTCTTAACTTTGCTGATTGAACATAAGCCCTCTTTGATTATTTTGGACTTGGTCATGCCGATTGTTAGTGGTTATGAACTTTGTACCCAAATTCGACGTATCCCAGATTTTAAGGATACACCGATTTTAATTTTGACCAGTAATGATTCCCTGATAGATCGGATTAGATCCCATTTGGTCGGTGCTACAGCCTTTATCTCGAAGACATCGGGTAATGAAAAAATTGGTGAGCAAATTAAGAGATATCTACTGAATGCTAAATCTGAGACAGAAGAGAAAATTTTTATTGACGTTCCATCCAGTTAA
- a CDS encoding plasmid pRiA4b ORF-3 family protein codes for MLNLMSLFPKDSHNREPLSQSAQQLLRQQAFSANLPSPIVQDFEAMIDFLQLHKVEVSANQHVIAPKYLAEINSRLSHPITIDFQRPSQKSYPYIHGLYLLLRASAIAQVQLDKKKNILCIESQVLNSWQGLSAVEKYFNLLATWIYYASEDIMEDTRRDFPEWFFVFNTWDRLLKEDLDFTEGTKNNEWLSRLKLHNLALLDLFGFVELEDTDPLLGKGWRIIKVKALPFGKAIMELLSKTNWKKGLIGESDNEFLKLLAEEANQNLNLDIVMQQSTSTEILQEEFQALDLFPEWENNLQLPEPEAQDGIFIFKVSLQIYIQKSRDKFSTETIWRKITIPSDLTLYDFSSAILEAFDFDNDHLHQFTYKDRQGFQKSIYHPYTQHGEDDGFTDQILLRDWQINIGDRITYIFDFGDWWKFNVVLESIEEPDPKLKKPKVIEQKGKSPAQYPNDDY; via the coding sequence ATGTTGAATTTAATGTCTCTATTTCCCAAGGATAGCCATAATCGAGAACCTTTATCACAGTCGGCACAACAGTTGTTAAGACAACAGGCTTTTTCTGCAAATCTGCCCAGTCCAATTGTGCAAGATTTTGAAGCAATGATTGATTTTTTGCAACTACACAAAGTTGAAGTGAGCGCAAACCAACATGTGATCGCCCCTAAATATCTTGCCGAAATTAACAGTCGCCTTAGCCACCCCATTACCATTGATTTTCAGCGCCCCAGCCAGAAGTCCTATCCCTATATTCACGGACTTTATTTGCTTTTGAGGGCTTCAGCGATCGCGCAGGTACAACTAGACAAAAAGAAGAATATATTATGCATTGAATCTCAAGTCTTAAACTCATGGCAGGGATTAAGCGCAGTTGAGAAATATTTCAATCTGCTTGCCACATGGATTTACTATGCTAGTGAAGACATTATGGAAGATACAAGACGAGATTTCCCTGAATGGTTCTTTGTGTTTAATACTTGGGATCGGTTACTAAAAGAGGATTTAGACTTTACAGAGGGTACTAAAAACAATGAATGGTTGAGCCGACTAAAGCTCCATAATCTTGCTTTGTTGGATTTGTTTGGATTTGTAGAGCTAGAAGATACAGATCCCTTATTAGGTAAAGGATGGCGGATAATTAAGGTCAAGGCTTTACCTTTTGGTAAGGCAATTATGGAATTGTTGAGTAAAACTAATTGGAAAAAGGGACTGATTGGTGAATCGGATAATGAGTTTCTAAAACTGTTAGCAGAAGAGGCTAATCAAAATCTAAACTTAGATATTGTCATGCAGCAATCAACTTCTACAGAAATTTTGCAAGAGGAATTTCAAGCACTAGATTTATTTCCTGAATGGGAGAATAATTTGCAGTTACCTGAGCCTGAAGCCCAAGATGGGATCTTTATCTTCAAAGTATCCCTCCAAATCTATATTCAAAAATCTAGGGATAAATTTTCTACCGAAACGATCTGGCGCAAGATTACGATTCCTTCTGATCTCACGCTCTATGATTTTAGTTCCGCAATTCTTGAAGCCTTTGATTTTGATAATGATCATCTCCATCAATTCACCTACAAAGATCGTCAAGGCTTTCAAAAGAGTATTTATCATCCTTATACTCAACATGGAGAAGATGATGGCTTTACCGATCAGATTCTCTTGAGAGACTGGCAAATTAATATTGGCGATCGCATTACCTATATATTTGATTTTGGTGACTGGTGGAAATTTAATGTGGTCTTAGAAAGTATTGAAGAACCTGATCCTAAGCTCAAAAAGCCCAAGGTAATCGAGCAAAAGGGTAAATCTCCAGCGCAATATCCTAATGATGACTATTGA
- a CDS encoding serine/threonine-protein kinase: MPYCLNPSCQKPNNPEGCRFCMNCGKNLQLRGLYEAIALIGQGGMGRTFRAVDYGRLGQPCAIKQFLPQFREPQLMEKAIALFESEASQLKALGSHPQIPELIAYFEEEGYLYLVQELIEGENLYNELQSQGIFSETKIYQLLENILPVLQFIHDRQVIHRDIKPDNIVRKKKKEKKKKRKIQSLILNPQSPIPNLVLVDFGAAKAFTTDTANRTGTLIGSAEYVAPEQAKGKAVPQSDLYSLGVTCIHLLTGISPFDLYDDVSDRWIWREKLQTPISSHLANILDRLLARAIANRYRSANEVLQDLRSLNLSLVSEIAPRSSSYIQSYSQAYIQIKQLQELLSLGQWQEGDRLTNKIILELANKHKIAEITADDIDNITCDVWIAIDQAWIEFSNQRFGWSTQKQIWKRLGGRLTYEESTYWEFANIYEKFSDRVGWRRPRWLNLSFSPKVWRKYENLIFAITAPLGHLPSLFFWEGFNLVDIVLYRLEICRQNRDNS; encoded by the coding sequence ATGCCCTACTGCCTCAACCCTAGCTGTCAGAAGCCAAATAATCCTGAAGGATGCAGATTTTGCATGAATTGCGGTAAAAATTTGCAACTTAGGGGTTTATATGAGGCGATCGCTTTAATTGGGCAGGGCGGAATGGGACGAACTTTTCGAGCAGTTGATTACGGGCGATTGGGGCAACCCTGCGCGATCAAGCAATTCTTGCCGCAATTTCGAGAGCCACAATTAATGGAAAAAGCGATCGCCTTATTTGAAAGTGAAGCATCTCAGCTCAAAGCTCTCGGTTCGCATCCGCAGATCCCCGAATTAATCGCCTATTTTGAAGAAGAAGGATATCTCTATTTAGTCCAAGAACTGATCGAAGGCGAAAATCTCTATAACGAGTTGCAGAGCCAAGGCATCTTTAGCGAAACCAAGATTTATCAACTCCTAGAAAATATTCTCCCTGTTCTCCAATTCATCCATGATCGCCAAGTCATCCATCGCGATATCAAGCCAGACAATATTGTCAGGAAAAAGAAAAAAGAAAAAAAGAAAAAAAGAAAAATCCAATCCCTAATCCTCAATCCCCAATCCCCAATCCCCAATCTCGTCTTAGTTGATTTTGGTGCAGCCAAAGCTTTTACTACCGATACCGCAAATCGCACAGGAACTTTAATCGGAAGTGCAGAATATGTGGCTCCTGAGCAAGCTAAAGGAAAGGCTGTCCCTCAAAGTGATCTCTATAGTTTGGGAGTAACTTGTATTCATTTATTAACGGGGATTTCACCTTTTGATTTGTATGACGATGTTAGCGATCGCTGGATTTGGCGCGAGAAGTTGCAAACTCCGATTTCTAGTCATTTGGCAAATATTCTTGATCGCCTCTTAGCTAGAGCAATTGCCAATCGTTATCGTTCTGCGAATGAAGTATTGCAAGATTTACGATCTTTAAATCTATCTTTAGTTAGTGAGATCGCTCCTCGTTCTAGTTCCTATATTCAAAGTTATTCTCAAGCTTATATCCAAATTAAACAACTGCAAGAATTACTTAGTTTAGGTCAATGGCAAGAAGGAGATCGCCTTACAAATAAAATCATTTTGGAACTTGCGAATAAACATAAAATTGCTGAGATTACTGCCGATGATATCGATAATATTACCTGTGATGTTTGGATAGCGATCGATCAAGCATGGATAGAGTTTAGTAATCAGCGCTTTGGCTGGAGCACTCAGAAGCAAATTTGGAAGCGTCTCGGTGGCAGGCTGACTTATGAAGAATCTACCTATTGGGAATTTGCAAATATCTATGAGAAGTTTAGCGATCGCGTTGGATGGCGCAGACCCCGCTGGCTCAATCTTAGCTTTTCGCCAAAGGTCTGGCGCAAATATGAAAATCTAATCTTTGCGATCACGGCTCCACTTGGACATTTACCGAGTCTGTTTTTTTGGGAAGGGTTTAATTTAGTGGATATAGTGCTTTATCGACTAGAAATATGCCGTCAAAATAGAGACAATTCATGA
- a CDS encoding chlorophyll A-B binding protein produces MVSTPTKTSISDNKTSEAVTPVGLNVNPTGAGVFGFSNFAETWNGRMAMIGLVAGFANEVITGKGILAQVGITGGISVLFALFFVGFTIATLLGYYTVKATRNP; encoded by the coding sequence ATGGTATCTACACCAACCAAGACCTCAATTAGCGATAACAAAACTTCCGAAGCAGTTACCCCAGTCGGTCTTAATGTAAATCCTACAGGGGCAGGCGTATTTGGTTTCAGTAACTTTGCTGAAACTTGGAACGGACGCATGGCAATGATCGGCTTAGTCGCTGGTTTTGCGAATGAAGTGATTACAGGCAAAGGTATTCTCGCCCAAGTTGGCATTACAGGTGGCATAAGCGTTTTATTTGCTCTATTTTTTGTAGGCTTCACCATTGCTACCTTGCTCGGATACTACACAGTTAAAGCAACTAGAAACCCTTAA